The following are encoded together in the Bradysia coprophila strain Holo2 unplaced genomic scaffold, BU_Bcop_v1 contig_94, whole genome shotgun sequence genome:
- the LOC119084810 gene encoding NEDD8 ultimate buster 1-like, translating to MSGDLKIENILMQVRSKLQEDGVKLWLSPYYEESIGPIDEMIEKLATDYCQVLNVPLNYCQAAISELQCNALDKLRARAEFAETGLATIKVRAPNQVGGTRLITINVKLSETGRTLQELVGKELELECPLRVKLISAGRVINSHQILSEQKLQNNQQILAVILETSDSQAVNAAESAAYDRVQKARDDAQLLINQKRHEFMQMEDQKGNAIHLPPQERASLMMALAMHEKAKVELKKENYAEALLLLLDADNEFNQCGSNLLQNVDNYALLNLDIAWCYLCLKSVQQLPDAENRLRICETNFKRSYGQDLDRVMLLKGSTGNEKALIMRLHLLQAIVLFHQNRRLEAQSLLMLAETELNQLKISDESVTALIDMGYTMSEARIGLRACGGDIDRTISYIIELRSSREEARKRTRKERRLMKKVGESKDKTWINPRSLTDLVDMGFPSELCVAALQLSDNNVADAVNMLQNNKTALQQKVSEDFIPDTKIVDEMTKMGFHPEIINMSLRHVSNNMNEAVDMLLRMQGEGTYDNLLTSICGSTSAAATSTIPAVANAVNILKANVEEATDAMAAFERFSEGVSANEDDYLDLSLVMEENFIAQYKNFF from the exons ATGTCAGGAGATTTGAAAATTGAGAATATATTAATGCAAGTGCGAAGTAAACTTCAGGAAGATGGTGTTAAATTGTGGTTAAGTCCGTATTACGAGGAAAGCATTGGACCTATCGATGAAATGATTGAG AAATTGGCAACCGATTATTGTCAGGTATTGAATGTTCCATTGAATTATTGTCAAGCTGCCATTTCTGAACTGCAATGCAATGCCCTCGATAAGCTGCGAGCACGAGCAGAATTTGCTGAGACTG GCCTGGCCACAATCAAAGTTCGCGCACCGAATCAAGTCGGAGGGACGAGATTAATTACAATTAATGTGAAATTGAGCGAAACTGGCAGAACTCTGCAAGAATTGGTGGGAAAGGAATTGGAATTGGAATGTCCGTTAAG GGTGAAACTAATCAGTGCCGGTAGAGTCATAAACAGTCATCAGATATTAAGCGAACAAAAGTTACAAAACAATCAGCAAATCTTGGCCGTTATATTGGAAACAAGCGACAGTCAGGCTGTAAATGCAGCAGAAAGTGCTGCTTATGACCGCGTCCAGAAAGCTAGAGATGATGCACAGTTGTTGATAAATCAGAAACGGCACGAGTTTATGCAA ATGGAAGATCAGAAAGGCAATGCGATTCACTTGCCGCCGCAGGAACGGGCTAGCTTAATGATGGCATTAGCAATGCATGAGAAGGCGAAGGTCGAACTGAAGAAGGAAAATTACGCAGAAGCTTTGCTGTTGCTGTTGGATGCTGACAATGAATTCAATCAATGTGGCTCTAACCTACTTCAAAATGTGGACAATTACGCTCTGCTCAATCTAGACATTGCTTGGTGTTATTTGTGTTTAAAG AGCGTCCAACAACTTCCGGACGCTGAGAATCGGCTTAGAATCTGCGAAACTAATTTTAAACGAAGCTATGGTCAAGACTTGGATCGAGTAATGTTGCTGAAAGGGTCTACTG GCAACGAGAAAGCGTTGATTATGCGTCTACATTTGTTGCAAGCGATCGttttatttcatcaaaatcgaCGTTTGGAAGCGCAGAGTCTGCTCATGTTGGCCGAGACTGAGTTAAATCAGTTGAAAATCAGCGACGAAAGTGTTACGGCTCTCATCGATATGG GTTATACAATGTCCGAAGCCCGCATTGGTCTTCGTGCATGTGGAGGCGACATCGATCGAACAATATCGTACATAATCGAGCTGAGGTCGTCTCGTGAAGAGGCACGCAAACGTACCCGCAAAGAACGTCGCTTAATGAAAAAAGTGGGCGAATCGAAAGATAAAACTTGGATAAATCCACGCAGTTTAACGGACTTAGTTGATATGGGATTTCCGAGTGAATTATGTGTCGCTGCGTTACAGTTGTCAGACAATAATGTAGCCGATGCG GTGAACATgcttcaaaacaacaaaactgcGCTGCAACAAAAAGTTTCCGAGGATTTTATACCAGACACAAAAATCGTtgatgaaatgacgaaaatggGATTTCATCCGGAAATAATCAACATGAGCCTTCGACACGTCAGCAATAATATGAATGAAGCGGTTGATATGTTACTTCGCATGCAGGGAGAAGGAACTTACGACAATCTGTTGACCAGTATTTGTGGTTCTACTTCTGCGGCAGCCACATCAACCATACCAGCAGTCGCTAatgctgtaaatattttaaaggCTAACGTCGAGGAGGCTACTGACGCCATGGCG GCCTTTGAACGATTTTCCGAAGGAGTGTCAGCCAACGAGGACGATTATTTAGATTTGTCGTTAGTCATGGAGGAGAATTTCATTGCCCAatacaagaattttttttga
- the LOC119084802 gene encoding multidrug resistance-associated protein 1-like isoform X1 translates to MEEFCGSEFWNSNLTWYTDDPDFTVCFQRTVLVWVPCLLLWMFFWVDIFYIKRSLNRNIPWGILNVSKLLFTGALILLTIVDLCVAKRYVNSMHSIPADKYTLAIKILTFILSSLIVYLNKRYGRQTSGVLFFFWLFLLLFSIPQCRSEIRRRGEEIKSTWDEYNFVSFMIFFTITTIELFLNCLADEEPLESKYPRTQNSCPEMSCNFVSKLLFAWFDKMAWKGYKAPLKQDDLWDLKPEDTTTEIISVFTKHWNTALESSIKKSMKSSKNKHTQSIVPVMWKSFGGSFLFATSLKLAEDFLLFVAPQLLGLTIDFVDSSKSDDRPELWKGFMYAALLFAVASVQTLIFTHFYHQMYMVGFRIRTALIGAIYRKALVVSNATRKESTVGEITNLMSIDADRFTDLLLYINLVWSAPLQIGIAMYFLWSILGVSVLAGLAVMILSMPVTGIILNMLRKLYTKQMANKDERIKMMNEILNGIKVLKLYAWENSFQSHVNRIRDKEVKTLRRTAFLDSSAYLIWATVPFIVSLLTFGVFVLIDEKNVLTPQIAFVALNLFNIIRFPLVMLPDLVSNFVEAKVSVQRINKFLNSEELDADSIEHYDQERAPLVMETASFSWGGKEPLLSDISIRVQTGELVAVVGSVGSGKSSLLSAFLGEMNRLSGRINTVGRIAYVPQQAWIQNCTLQDNILFGKPLDQQRYLEVIRSCALKPDLEMLPAGDQTEIGEKGINLSGGQKQRISLARSVYNDADIYFLDDPLSAVDAHVGLHIFEQVIGPSGLLASKTRIMVTHAMKYLPKMDNVIVLKSGKISESGSYADLMRKKGAFAEFLLQHVQETSMDGEDMEILKDQMEIDEEIVRKLERSRSQTSENRVGAKFGSQTLSRQSSDASDTSMPSTTVSKINQKFIPETKDTLIVEEQLQVGSVKYDVYKHYVKNVGIKWMVLMLMANVVFQSVSIGSNMWLTIWSSDSEAATDTQRRDMYLGVYGAFGLFIGISGYLLDLSPRLGGLAAGMRLHRTLLHSILHAPLSFFETTPTGRILSRFAKDIDAVDNRLPQVVSDVFGLGFEVLATVVVISMSTYMFLVVIIPIALMYYILQRIYIATSRQLKRLESISRSPIYSHFGETLQGAHTIRAYAVGKRFIKESDLRVNTNQTSEFASIVANRWLGIRLETVANLIILFAALFAVWNRDTISAGMAGLSIAYSLQITEGLNWLVRSISTLETESVSVERVKEYSQVTSEAQWTITPQLLPKNWPEFGRVQFNNFQVRYRDGLELVLRGISFEINSGEKVGIVGRTGAGKSSLTLALFRIIEGAGGSIVIDGHDISKLGLQDLRSRLTIIPQDPVLFSGTLRLNLDPFEQNSDAEIWTALEHSHLKSFVEELTAGLNHEITEGGDNLSVGQRQLLCLSRALLRKTKVLILDEATAAVDLETDDLIQKTIRTEFNDCTILTIAHRLNTIIDSDKVLVLDRGQVMEFAPPTELLQNKTSVFYSMAKESGLL, encoded by the exons ATGGAAGAATTTTGTGGTTCTGAATTTTGG AATTCCAACCTCACGTGGTATACAGATGACCCCGATTTTACGGTGTGTTTCCAACGGACGGTGTTAGTTTGGGTGCCGTGTCTACTGTTGTGGATGTTCTTTTGGGTGGATATATTCTATATTAAGCGGTCATTGAACCGAAATATTCCGTGGGGAATATTAAATGTCAGCAAACTGCTTTTTACGGGAGCATTGATCTTATTAACAATAGTCGATTTATGCGTGGCAAAACGCTATGTGAATAGTATGCATTCCATTCCAGCCGATAAATATACGCTGGCAATAAAGATTTTAACGTTT atATTGTCCAGTCTGATTgtgtatttaaacaaaagatatGGTAGACAAACATCGGGTGTGCTATTCTTCTTCTGGTTGTTCCTTTTGCTGTTCAGCATACCACAATGCCGAAGTGAGATTCGACGCAGAGGCGAAGAAATCAAAAGTACCTGGGACGAATACAATTTCGTCAGTTTCATGATCTTCTTCACGATCACAACAATCGAGCTTTTTCTAAATTGTTTAGCGGACGAAGAGCCATTGGAAAGCAAATATCCAAGGACACAG AATTCTTGTCCAGAAATGAGCTGCAACTTTGTATCAAAGTTACTGTTCGCTTGGTTTGATAAAATGGCATGGAAAGGATACAAAGCGCCACTAAAACAAGACGATTTGTGGGATTTAAAACCCGAAGACACAACAACGGAAATTATTTCAGTGTTTACGAAGCACTGGAATACTGCACTGGAAAGTTCTATCAAGAAAAGCAT gaaatcatcgaaaaacaaaCACACTCAATCAATTGTTCCTGTAATGTGGAAATCATTTGGTGGCTCATTTCTGTTCGCCACATCACTTAAACTTGCCGAAGACTTTTTGCTGTTCGTCGCACCGCAACTGCTCGGTCTTACCATTGATTTCGTCGATTCCAGTAAAAGTGATGACCGTCCCGAGCTTTGGAAGGGATTCATGTATGCAGCATTGCTATTTGCAGTGGCCAGTGTACAAACATTAATATTCACACACTTCTACCACCAAATGTACATGGTCGGTTTCCGTATCCGAACGGCATTAATCGGTGCCATTTATCGCAAGGCGTTGGTGGTCTCGAATGCAACGAGAAAAGAGTCGACGGTCGGTGAAATTACCAATTTGATGAGTATCGACGCTGACCGATTTACCGATCTGTTGTTGTACATAAATCTGGTATGGTCAGCTCCACTTCAAATTGGAATTGCAATGTACTTTTTATGGTCGATACTGGGCGTGTCGGTATTAGCCGGACTTGCTGTGATGATCCTATCAATGCCTGTCACAGGGATCATTCTGAATATGCTGCGAAAATTGTATACTAAACAAATGGCCAATAAGGACGAACGAATcaaaatgatgaatgaaatCTTAAATGGAATCAAG GTGCTAAAGCTGTACGCATGggaaaacagttttcaaaGTCATGTGAACAGAATTCGTGACAAAGAAGTGAAAACACTTAGAAGGACTGCGTTCTTGGACTCTAGTGCATACCTTATTTGGGCTACAGTTCCTTTCATA GTGTCTCTGCTCACTTTCGGTGTGTTTGTATTGATCGAcgagaaaaacgttttgacGCCACAAATCGCTTTCGTCGCATTGAATTTGTTCAACATAATACGCTTCCCCTTGGTAATGCTACCGGATCTggtgtcaaattttgttgaagcgAAAGTTTCCGTCCAGAGGATCAATAAGTTTTTGAACAGCGAAGAACTTGACGCAGACAGTATCGAACACTACGATCAAGAAA GAGCACCCTTGGTAATGGAAACGGCATCTTTCTCCTGGGGCGGCAAAGAACCGTTGCTCTCCGATATCAGCATCAGAGTGCAAACAGGAGAATTAGTAGCTGTGGTAGGAAGTGTCGGTTCTGGTAAAAGTTCACTTTTGTCTGCGTTTCTCGGTGAAATGAACCGACTTTCGGGCAGAATCAACACGGTCGGACGCATAGCCTAT GTTCCTCAACAAGCCTGGATACAGAACTGTACTCTGCaagataatattttattcggCAAGCCGCTTGACCAGCAACGCTATCTAGAAGTCATACGATCGTGCGCATTGAAACCGGACCTCGAAATGTTACCAGCCGGCGATCAAACGGAAATTGGAGAGAAAGGAATCAACTTGTCAGGCGGACAAAAGCAACGAATCAGTTTGGCAAGATCGGTGTACAACGATGCTGACATTTATTTCTTAGATGATCCGTTGAGTGCTGTAGACGCACATGTTGGCCTGCATATTTTCGAACAAGTCATAGGGCCATCAGGATTGCTAGCTTCAAAGACAAGAATTATGGTGACGCATGCGATGaaatatttaccgaaaatggACAACGTTATTGTGttaaaaagtggaaaaatctCCGAATCAGGAAGTTATGCCGACTTAATGCGCAAGAAAGGAGCATTCGCTGAATTTCTACTGCAGCATGTACAAGAGACGAGCATGGATGGTGAGGATatggaaattttgaaagatCAAATGGAAATCGATGAAGAGATCGTGAGAAAATTAGAACGAAGCCGGAGTCAAACATCTGAGAATAGAGTTGGTGCGAAATTCGGTTCCCAGACACTATCACGCCAATCATCCGATGCCAGCGACACAAGTATGCCAAGCACTACGGTATCGAAAATTAATCAGAAATTCATACCAGAAACCAAGGATACTCTGATCGTCGAAGAACAACTACAAGTCGGCAGCGTAAAGTATGACGTGTACAAACACTATGTCAAGAATGTAGGTATTAAGTGGATGGTATTGATGCTGATGGCGAACGTAGTGTTTCAGAGTGTTTCGATTGGTTCAAACATGTGGCTGACAATATGGTCATCAGACTCTGAAGCAGCAACCGACACTCAACGTCGGGATATGTATTTGGGAGTATATGGTGCTTTCGGTTTATTTATCGGAATATCTGGCTACTTATTGGACCTTTCACCTCGTCTTGGTGGACTCGCAGCTGGCATGCGCTTACATCGAACGTTGTTGCATAGCATTCTGCACGCTCCGTTATCGTTTTTCGAAACTACGCCAACCGGACGAATTTTATCACGCTTCGCAAAGGATATAGATGCTGTCGATAACCGATTACCgcaagtggtttcggatgtaTTCGGACTTGGCTTTGAAGTTTTGGCTACTGTTGTTGTCATATCAATGTCGACGTATATGTTCCTTGTGGTCATCATACCAATAGCATTGATGtactatatactacaacgcATTTACATCGCCACGTCTCGTCAACTTAAGCGCTTGGAATCCATATCTCGATCGCCAATTTACTCCCACTTCGGCGAAACACTTCAGGGAGCGCATACAATACGTGCCTACGCAGTTGGAAAGAG ATTTATCAAAGAATCGGATTTAAGGGTCAATACGAACCAAACCTCAGAATTCGCAAGTATTGTGGCTAATCGGTGGCTTGGCATCCGATTGGAAACGGTTGCAAATCTGATAATCCTTTTTGCTGCCCTATTCGCTGTTTGGAATCGTGACACCATTTCAGCGGGTATGGCTGGATTGTCGATCGCTTATTCCTTGCAAATAACCGAAGGACTGAATTGGCTGGTACGTTCCATTTCCACGCTGGAAACGGAATCTGTCTCTGTCGAAAGAGTGAAGGAATACAGTCAAGTGACGTCGGAAGCGCAATGGACAATAACACCACAGTTATTACCAAAAAACTGGCCAGAGTTTGGAAGAGTTCAATTCAACAACTTCCAGGTACGATATCGAGATGGTTTGGAGTTGGTTCTGCGGGGAATTTCGTTCGAAATAAATAGCGGCGAGAAAGTGGGCATTGTAGGCCGCACTGGTGCTGGAAAGTCAAGCCTAACATTAGCGCTGTTTCGCATTATCGAAGGTGCTGGCGGATCAATAGTAATTGATGGTCATGATATTTCTAAATTGGGACTCCAGGATCTGCGATCACGCCTAACTATAATTCCCCAGGATCCTGTTCTATTTTCCGGAACTCTTCGTCTGAATTTGGACCCATTCGAGCAGAATAGCGATGCGGAAATATGGACGGCACTGGAACATTCTCACCTGAAATCATTCGTCGAAGAGCTAACGGCCGGTTTGAATCACGAAATTACTGAAGGCGGAGACAACCTCTCAGTTGGACAGAGACAATTGCTGTGCCTATCTCGCGCACTATTAAGGAAAACGAAAGTGCTTATTTTGGACGAAGCAACAGCAGCCGTTGATCTGGAAACGGATGATCTGATCCAAAAGACCATTCGGACGGAATTCAATGATTGTACCATTTTGACAATTGCACATCGATTGAACACAATAATAGATTCCGATAAGGTGCTCGTTTTGGATCGGGGACAAGTGATGGAATTTGCGCCACCCACAGAGTTGCTACAGAACAAGACGTCCGTGTTTTATAGCATGGCTAAAGAATCGGGACTATTGTGA
- the LOC119084802 gene encoding multidrug resistance-associated protein 1-like isoform X2 yields the protein MEEFCGSEFWNSNLTWYTDDPDFTVCFQRTVLVWVPCLLLWMFFWVDIFYIKRSLNRNIPWGILNVSKLLFTGALILLTIVDLCVAKRYVNSMHSIPADKYTLAIKILTFILSSLIVYLNKRYGRQTSGVLFFFWLFLLLFSIPQCRSEIRRRGEEIKSTWDEYNFVSFMIFFTITTIELFLNCLADEEPLESKYPRTQNSCPEMSCNFVSKLLFAWFDKMAWKGYKAPLKQDDLWDLKPEDTTTEIISVFTKHWNTALESSIKKSMKSSKNKHTQSIVPVMWKSFGGSFLFATSLKLAEDFLLFVAPQLLGLTIDFVDSSKSDDRPELWKGFMYAALLFAVASVQTLIFTHFYHQMYMVGFRIRTALIGAIYRKALVVSNATRKESTVGEITNLMSIDADRFTDLLLYINLVWSAPLQIGIAMYFLWSILGVSVLAGLAVMILSMPVTGIILNMLRKLYTKQMANKDERIKMMNEILNGIKVLKLYAWENSFQSHVNRIRDKEVKTLRRTAFLDSSAYLIWATVPFIVSLLTFGVFVLIDEKNVLTPQIAFVALNLFNIIRFPLVMLPDLVSNFVEAKVSVQRINKFLNSEELDADSIEHYDQERAPLVMETASFSWGGKEPLLSDISIRVQTGELVAVVGSVGSGKSSLLSAFLGEMNRLSGRINTVGRIAYVPQQAWIQNCTLQDNILFGKPLDQQRYLEVIRSCALKPDLEMLPAGDQTEIGEKGINLSGGQKQRISLARSVYNDADIYFLDDPLSAVDAHVGLHIFEQVIGPSGLLASKTRIMVTHAMKYLPKMDNVIVLKSGKISESGSYADLMRKKGAFAEFLLQHVQETSMDGEDMEILKDQMEIDEEIVRKLERSRSQTSENRVGAKFGSQTLSRQSSDASDTSMPSTTVSKINQKFIPETKDTLIVEEQLQVGSVKYDVYKHYVKNVGIKWMVLMLMANVVFQSVSIGSNMWLTIWSSDSEAATDTQRRDMYLGVYGAFGLFIGISGYLLDLSPRLGGLAAGMRLHRTLLHSILHAPLSFFETTPTGRILSRFAKDIDAVDNRLPQVVSDVFGLGFEVLATVVVISMSTYMFLVVIIPIALMYYILQRIYIATSRQLKRLESISRSPIYSHFGETLQGAHTIRAYAVGKRFIKESDLRVNTNQTSEFASIVANRWLGIRLETVANLIILFAALFAVWNRDTISAGMAGLSIAYSLQITEGLNWLVRSISTLETESVSVERVKEYSQVTSEAQWTITPQLLPKNWPEFGRVQFNNFQVRYRDGLELVLRGISFEINSGEKVGIVGRTGAGKSSLTLALFRIIEGAGGSIVIDGHDISKLGLQDLRSRLTIIPQDPVLFSGTLRLNLDPFEQNSDAEIWTALEHSHLKSFVEELTAGLNHEITEGGDNLSVGQRQLLCLSRALLRKTKVLILDEATAAVDLETDDLIQKTIRTEFNDCTILTIAHRLNTIIDSDKVLVLDRGQVMEFAPPTELLQNKTVIFF from the exons ATGGAAGAATTTTGTGGTTCTGAATTTTGG AATTCCAACCTCACGTGGTATACAGATGACCCCGATTTTACGGTGTGTTTCCAACGGACGGTGTTAGTTTGGGTGCCGTGTCTACTGTTGTGGATGTTCTTTTGGGTGGATATATTCTATATTAAGCGGTCATTGAACCGAAATATTCCGTGGGGAATATTAAATGTCAGCAAACTGCTTTTTACGGGAGCATTGATCTTATTAACAATAGTCGATTTATGCGTGGCAAAACGCTATGTGAATAGTATGCATTCCATTCCAGCCGATAAATATACGCTGGCAATAAAGATTTTAACGTTT atATTGTCCAGTCTGATTgtgtatttaaacaaaagatatGGTAGACAAACATCGGGTGTGCTATTCTTCTTCTGGTTGTTCCTTTTGCTGTTCAGCATACCACAATGCCGAAGTGAGATTCGACGCAGAGGCGAAGAAATCAAAAGTACCTGGGACGAATACAATTTCGTCAGTTTCATGATCTTCTTCACGATCACAACAATCGAGCTTTTTCTAAATTGTTTAGCGGACGAAGAGCCATTGGAAAGCAAATATCCAAGGACACAG AATTCTTGTCCAGAAATGAGCTGCAACTTTGTATCAAAGTTACTGTTCGCTTGGTTTGATAAAATGGCATGGAAAGGATACAAAGCGCCACTAAAACAAGACGATTTGTGGGATTTAAAACCCGAAGACACAACAACGGAAATTATTTCAGTGTTTACGAAGCACTGGAATACTGCACTGGAAAGTTCTATCAAGAAAAGCAT gaaatcatcgaaaaacaaaCACACTCAATCAATTGTTCCTGTAATGTGGAAATCATTTGGTGGCTCATTTCTGTTCGCCACATCACTTAAACTTGCCGAAGACTTTTTGCTGTTCGTCGCACCGCAACTGCTCGGTCTTACCATTGATTTCGTCGATTCCAGTAAAAGTGATGACCGTCCCGAGCTTTGGAAGGGATTCATGTATGCAGCATTGCTATTTGCAGTGGCCAGTGTACAAACATTAATATTCACACACTTCTACCACCAAATGTACATGGTCGGTTTCCGTATCCGAACGGCATTAATCGGTGCCATTTATCGCAAGGCGTTGGTGGTCTCGAATGCAACGAGAAAAGAGTCGACGGTCGGTGAAATTACCAATTTGATGAGTATCGACGCTGACCGATTTACCGATCTGTTGTTGTACATAAATCTGGTATGGTCAGCTCCACTTCAAATTGGAATTGCAATGTACTTTTTATGGTCGATACTGGGCGTGTCGGTATTAGCCGGACTTGCTGTGATGATCCTATCAATGCCTGTCACAGGGATCATTCTGAATATGCTGCGAAAATTGTATACTAAACAAATGGCCAATAAGGACGAACGAATcaaaatgatgaatgaaatCTTAAATGGAATCAAG GTGCTAAAGCTGTACGCATGggaaaacagttttcaaaGTCATGTGAACAGAATTCGTGACAAAGAAGTGAAAACACTTAGAAGGACTGCGTTCTTGGACTCTAGTGCATACCTTATTTGGGCTACAGTTCCTTTCATA GTGTCTCTGCTCACTTTCGGTGTGTTTGTATTGATCGAcgagaaaaacgttttgacGCCACAAATCGCTTTCGTCGCATTGAATTTGTTCAACATAATACGCTTCCCCTTGGTAATGCTACCGGATCTggtgtcaaattttgttgaagcgAAAGTTTCCGTCCAGAGGATCAATAAGTTTTTGAACAGCGAAGAACTTGACGCAGACAGTATCGAACACTACGATCAAGAAA GAGCACCCTTGGTAATGGAAACGGCATCTTTCTCCTGGGGCGGCAAAGAACCGTTGCTCTCCGATATCAGCATCAGAGTGCAAACAGGAGAATTAGTAGCTGTGGTAGGAAGTGTCGGTTCTGGTAAAAGTTCACTTTTGTCTGCGTTTCTCGGTGAAATGAACCGACTTTCGGGCAGAATCAACACGGTCGGACGCATAGCCTAT GTTCCTCAACAAGCCTGGATACAGAACTGTACTCTGCaagataatattttattcggCAAGCCGCTTGACCAGCAACGCTATCTAGAAGTCATACGATCGTGCGCATTGAAACCGGACCTCGAAATGTTACCAGCCGGCGATCAAACGGAAATTGGAGAGAAAGGAATCAACTTGTCAGGCGGACAAAAGCAACGAATCAGTTTGGCAAGATCGGTGTACAACGATGCTGACATTTATTTCTTAGATGATCCGTTGAGTGCTGTAGACGCACATGTTGGCCTGCATATTTTCGAACAAGTCATAGGGCCATCAGGATTGCTAGCTTCAAAGACAAGAATTATGGTGACGCATGCGATGaaatatttaccgaaaatggACAACGTTATTGTGttaaaaagtggaaaaatctCCGAATCAGGAAGTTATGCCGACTTAATGCGCAAGAAAGGAGCATTCGCTGAATTTCTACTGCAGCATGTACAAGAGACGAGCATGGATGGTGAGGATatggaaattttgaaagatCAAATGGAAATCGATGAAGAGATCGTGAGAAAATTAGAACGAAGCCGGAGTCAAACATCTGAGAATAGAGTTGGTGCGAAATTCGGTTCCCAGACACTATCACGCCAATCATCCGATGCCAGCGACACAAGTATGCCAAGCACTACGGTATCGAAAATTAATCAGAAATTCATACCAGAAACCAAGGATACTCTGATCGTCGAAGAACAACTACAAGTCGGCAGCGTAAAGTATGACGTGTACAAACACTATGTCAAGAATGTAGGTATTAAGTGGATGGTATTGATGCTGATGGCGAACGTAGTGTTTCAGAGTGTTTCGATTGGTTCAAACATGTGGCTGACAATATGGTCATCAGACTCTGAAGCAGCAACCGACACTCAACGTCGGGATATGTATTTGGGAGTATATGGTGCTTTCGGTTTATTTATCGGAATATCTGGCTACTTATTGGACCTTTCACCTCGTCTTGGTGGACTCGCAGCTGGCATGCGCTTACATCGAACGTTGTTGCATAGCATTCTGCACGCTCCGTTATCGTTTTTCGAAACTACGCCAACCGGACGAATTTTATCACGCTTCGCAAAGGATATAGATGCTGTCGATAACCGATTACCgcaagtggtttcggatgtaTTCGGACTTGGCTTTGAAGTTTTGGCTACTGTTGTTGTCATATCAATGTCGACGTATATGTTCCTTGTGGTCATCATACCAATAGCATTGATGtactatatactacaacgcATTTACATCGCCACGTCTCGTCAACTTAAGCGCTTGGAATCCATATCTCGATCGCCAATTTACTCCCACTTCGGCGAAACACTTCAGGGAGCGCATACAATACGTGCCTACGCAGTTGGAAAGAG ATTTATCAAAGAATCGGATTTAAGGGTCAATACGAACCAAACCTCAGAATTCGCAAGTATTGTGGCTAATCGGTGGCTTGGCATCCGATTGGAAACGGTTGCAAATCTGATAATCCTTTTTGCTGCCCTATTCGCTGTTTGGAATCGTGACACCATTTCAGCGGGTATGGCTGGATTGTCGATCGCTTATTCCTTGCAAATAACCGAAGGACTGAATTGGCTGGTACGTTCCATTTCCACGCTGGAAACGGAATCTGTCTCTGTCGAAAGAGTGAAGGAATACAGTCAAGTGACGTCGGAAGCGCAATGGACAATAACACCACAGTTATTACCAAAAAACTGGCCAGAGTTTGGAAGAGTTCAATTCAACAACTTCCAGGTACGATATCGAGATGGTTTGGAGTTGGTTCTGCGGGGAATTTCGTTCGAAATAAATAGCGGCGAGAAAGTGGGCATTGTAGGCCGCACTGGTGCTGGAAAGTCAAGCCTAACATTAGCGCTGTTTCGCATTATCGAAGGTGCTGGCGGATCAATAGTAATTGATGGTCATGATATTTCTAAATTGGGACTCCAGGATCTGCGATCACGCCTAACTATAATTCCCCAGGATCCTGTTCTATTTTCCGGAACTCTTCGTCTGAATTTGGACCCATTCGAGCAGAATAGCGATGCGGAAATATGGACGGCACTGGAACATTCTCACCTGAAATCATTCGTCGAAGAGCTAACGGCCGGTTTGAATCACGAAATTACTGAAGGCGGAGACAACCTCTCAGTTGGACAGAGACAATTGCTGTGCCTATCTCGCGCACTATTAAGGAAAACGAAAGTGCTTATTTTGGACGAAGCAACAGCAGCCGTTGATCTGGAAACGGATGATCTGATCCAAAAGACCATTCGGACGGAATTCAATGATTGTACCATTTTGACAATTGCACATCGATTGAACACAATAATAGATTCCGATAAGGTGCTCGTTTTGGATCGGGGACAAGTGATGGAATTTGCGCCACCCACAGAGTTGCTACAGAACAAGAC ggtaatttttttttaa